One region of Enterobacter ludwigii genomic DNA includes:
- the ndk gene encoding nucleoside-diphosphate kinase, with translation MAIERTFSIIKPNAVAKNVIGSIFARFESAGFKIVGTKMLHLTVEQARGFYAEHEGRPFFDGLVEFMTSGPIVVSVLEGENAVQRHRDLLGATNPDNALAGTLRADYADSFTENGTHGSDSVESAAREIAFFFAEGEVCPRTR, from the coding sequence ATGGCTATTGAACGTACTTTTTCCATCATCAAACCAAACGCGGTGGCAAAAAACGTTATTGGCAGCATCTTCGCTCGCTTTGAATCAGCAGGTTTTAAGATTGTTGGCACTAAAATGCTGCACCTGACCGTTGAACAGGCTCGCGGTTTCTACGCTGAGCACGAAGGTCGCCCATTCTTTGACGGCCTGGTTGAGTTCATGACCTCTGGTCCGATCGTTGTATCCGTACTGGAAGGCGAAAACGCAGTACAGCGTCACCGTGACCTGCTGGGTGCAACCAACCCGGATAACGCGCTGGCAGGTACCCTGCGCGCCGACTACGCTGACAGCTTCACCGAGAACGGTACTCACGGTTCTGACTCTGTTGAATCTGCTGCCCGCGAAATCGCTTTCTTCTTCGCAGAAGGCGAAGTGTGTCCACGTACCCGTTAA
- the pbpC gene encoding peptidoglycan glycosyltransferase PbpC (penicillin-binding protein 1C) codes for MLMAPLIRSRWLWLAGALLVLWGLIFVADRLWPLPLKEVNPARVVVDEKGTPLWRFADSDGIWRYPVTIEEVSPRYLEALIQYEDRWFWDHPGVNPFSVLRAAWQDLSSGKVVSGGSTLTMQVARLLDPHPRTFGGKIRQLWRAMQLEWHLSKREILTLYLNRAPFGGTLQGVGAASWTYLGKPPSQLSYSDAALLAVLPQAPSRLRPDRWPERAEAARNKVLDRMATQGVWSAKQVKESREEAVWLAPRQMPQLAPLFARMMLSKSRDTKIVTTLDGGLQRQLEELAMNWKSRLPARSSLAMIVVDHTDMKVRGWVGSVDINDDSRFSHVDMVNAIRSPGSVLKPFIYGMALDDGLIHPASLLQDVPRKTGDYRPGNFDSGFHGPVSMSEALVRSLNLPAVQVLEAYGPKRFAGMLSNAGLPLILPAGAQPNLSLILGGAGARLADITAAYSAFARHGKAGRLRLQPGDPLIERPLLSPGSAWIIRRILANEAQPLPDNALPQIAPLAWKTGTSYGYRDAWAIGLNARYVIGIWTGRPDGTPVAGQFGFASAVPLLNQVNNLLQSRSTVDEARLPRDPRPASVGRGVICWPGGQSLPEGSENCRRRLATWLLDGSDPPTLLLPEQEGIRGIRFPVWLDKTGKRVAADCPDATEKVLDVWPLPLEPWLPATERRAVRVPPSSATCPPLSQDAPAPLMLTGVREGAVIKRLPGESRVSLPLQVTGNSGERWWFLNGEPLSVKGRVYTLQLDKSGDYQLLVMDESGQVAAVNFTLQ; via the coding sequence ATGCTGATGGCACCTTTGATACGCTCCCGCTGGCTTTGGCTGGCGGGAGCGCTTCTCGTTTTATGGGGGCTGATCTTCGTTGCTGACCGCCTGTGGCCGTTGCCTCTGAAAGAGGTCAACCCTGCGCGGGTTGTGGTGGATGAAAAGGGGACGCCGCTCTGGCGTTTTGCCGACAGCGACGGGATCTGGCGCTACCCTGTGACGATTGAAGAGGTCTCTCCCCGTTATCTTGAGGCCCTGATCCAGTATGAAGATCGCTGGTTCTGGGATCATCCTGGCGTGAACCCTTTCTCTGTTCTTCGTGCGGCCTGGCAGGATCTCTCTTCCGGAAAGGTTGTCTCTGGCGGCAGCACGCTCACCATGCAGGTGGCGCGCCTGCTGGATCCACATCCGCGTACCTTTGGCGGCAAAATTCGTCAACTCTGGCGGGCGATGCAGCTGGAATGGCATCTTTCCAAACGCGAGATCCTCACGCTCTATCTCAACCGCGCCCCGTTTGGCGGCACGTTGCAGGGGGTGGGAGCCGCAAGCTGGACCTATCTCGGCAAACCGCCGTCGCAGCTCAGCTATTCCGATGCGGCGCTGCTGGCGGTGCTCCCTCAGGCTCCGAGTCGTTTACGCCCGGACCGCTGGCCTGAACGGGCCGAAGCGGCGCGCAATAAAGTGCTCGACAGGATGGCGACGCAAGGTGTCTGGTCTGCAAAACAGGTCAAAGAATCCCGTGAAGAAGCGGTATGGCTGGCACCACGACAGATGCCGCAGCTGGCGCCACTCTTTGCACGGATGATGCTCAGTAAAAGTCGCGACACGAAAATTGTCACCACTCTCGATGGCGGGCTGCAACGGCAGCTCGAAGAGCTGGCGATGAACTGGAAATCCCGCCTGCCTGCACGCAGCTCGCTGGCGATGATCGTGGTCGATCATACCGATATGAAAGTGCGCGGCTGGGTGGGATCGGTGGATATCAACGATGACAGTCGTTTCAGCCATGTGGATATGGTCAATGCGATCCGATCCCCGGGATCGGTATTGAAGCCCTTTATCTACGGTATGGCGCTGGACGATGGCCTGATCCATCCCGCGTCGTTGCTTCAGGACGTTCCAAGAAAAACCGGTGATTATCGCCCGGGGAATTTTGACAGTGGGTTCCACGGACCGGTCAGCATGAGTGAAGCGCTGGTGCGCTCCCTCAACCTGCCTGCGGTACAGGTGCTTGAAGCGTATGGGCCAAAACGGTTTGCCGGGATGCTGAGCAACGCAGGCTTGCCGCTTATACTGCCTGCGGGCGCTCAGCCAAACCTTTCGCTGATACTGGGAGGTGCCGGCGCACGACTGGCGGACATTACGGCAGCCTACAGCGCCTTTGCCCGACACGGTAAAGCGGGGCGATTGCGTTTACAGCCAGGCGATCCGCTGATTGAACGTCCGTTATTGTCACCAGGCTCGGCGTGGATTATCCGCCGTATTCTGGCCAACGAGGCCCAGCCGCTGCCGGATAATGCGCTACCGCAAATCGCGCCGCTGGCGTGGAAAACAGGTACCAGCTACGGCTACCGTGATGCCTGGGCCATTGGTCTGAATGCCCGTTACGTGATAGGTATCTGGACCGGACGGCCGGACGGCACGCCCGTGGCGGGGCAGTTTGGTTTTGCCAGTGCCGTGCCGCTGTTAAATCAGGTGAATAACTTGCTTCAGTCCCGCTCAACGGTAGACGAAGCCCGTCTGCCGCGCGATCCGCGTCCGGCAAGTGTCGGGCGGGGTGTGATCTGCTGGCCTGGTGGTCAGTCGTTGCCGGAGGGCAGTGAAAACTGCCGACGTCGTCTTGCGACGTGGTTACTTGACGGGAGTGACCCCCCCACGCTGCTTTTACCGGAACAGGAAGGTATACGCGGCATTCGTTTCCCGGTTTGGCTGGATAAAACCGGCAAACGCGTTGCGGCAGACTGCCCTGATGCTACTGAGAAAGTGCTGGATGTCTGGCCGTTGCCGCTTGAGCCATGGCTGCCTGCCACAGAGCGTCGTGCGGTCCGGGTTCCTCCCTCTTCAGCAACGTGTCCGCCGTTGTCGCAGGATGCACCTGCTCCGCTTATGTTGACCGGCGTGCGTGAGGGGGCCGTTATCAAACGTCTGCCGGGGGAATCCCGCGTTTCGCTGCCGCTTCAGGTGACCGGCAATAGCGGCGAGCGCTGGTGGTTTTTGAACGGCGAACCGCTGAGTGTGAAAGGAAGAGTTTACACATTACAGCTTGATAAATCGGGTGATTATCAGTTACTCGTTATGGATGAGAGTGGGCAGGTCGCGGCGGTGAATTTTACGCTGCAGTAA